A window from Peromyscus eremicus chromosome 1, PerEre_H2_v1, whole genome shotgun sequence encodes these proteins:
- the Men1 gene encoding menin isoform X2, with protein sequence MGLKAAQKTLFPLRSIDDVVRLFAAELGREEPDLVLLSLVLGFVEHFLAVNRVIPTNVPELTFQPSPAPDPPGGLTYFPVADLSIIAALYARFTAQIRGAVDLSLYPREGGVSSRELVKKVSDVIWNSLSRSYFKDRAHIQSLFSFITGTKLDSSGVAFAVVGACQALGLRDVHLALSEDHAWVVFGPNGEQTAEVTWHGKGNEDRRGQTVNAGVAERSWLYLKGSYMRCDRKMEVAFMVCAINPSIDLHTDSLELLQLQQKLLWLLYDLGHLERYPMALGNLADLEELEPTPGRPDPLTLYHKGIASAKTYYQDEHIYPYMYLAGYHCRNRNVREALQAWADTATVIQDYNYCREDEEIYKEFFEVANDVIPNLLKEAASLLEAGEERPGEQAQGTQSQGSALQDPECFAHLLRFYDGICKWEEGSPTPVLHVGWATFLVQSLGRFEGQVRQKVHIVSREAEAAEAEEPWGDEAREGRRRGPRRESKPEEPPPPKKPALDKGPGSGQSTGSGPPRKTPGIVPGSARGPEVSSAAQAPAPAASPPPEGPVLTFQSEKMKGMKELLVATKINSSAIKLQLTAQSQVQMKKQKVSTPSDYTLSFLKRQRKGL encoded by the exons ATGGGGCTGAAGGCCGCCCAGAAGACACTGTTCCCTCTGCGCTCTATCGACGACGTGGTGCGCCTGTTCGCTGCGGAGCTGGGCCGAGAGGAGCCTGACCTGGTGCTCCTCTCTTTGGTCTTGGGATTCGTGGAGCATTTCCTGGCTGTCAACCGTGTCATCCCCACCAACGTGCCCGAGCTCACCTTCCAGCCCAGCCCTGCACCCGACCCTCCTGGCGGCCTCACCTACTTCCCGGTGGCCGACCTATCCATCATTGCTGCCCTCTATGCCCGATTCACCGCCCAGATCCGCGGCGCTGTCGACCTCTCCCTCTACCCTCGAGAGGGGGGCGTTTCCAGTCGCGAACTGGTAAAAAAGGTCTCCGATGTCATATGGAACAGCCTCAGCCGCTCCTACTTCAAGGACCGTGCCCACATCCAGTCCCTCTTCAGCTTCATCACAG GCACTAAACTGGACAGCTCGGGCGTGGCCTTTGCAGTGGTGGGAGCCTGCCAGGCCTTGGGTCTCCGAGATGTCCATCTGGCCCTGTCTGAGGACCATGCTTGGGTGGTGTTTGGGCCCAACGGGGAGCAGACGGCTGAGGTCACCTGGCATGGCAAAGGCAATGAAGACCGGAGGGGCCAGACGGTCAATGCTGGCGTGGCTGAGCGG AGCTGGCTGTACCTAAAAGGATCATACATGCGTTGCGACCGCAAGATGGAGGTGGCGTTCATGGTGTGTGCCATCAACCCTTCCATTGATCTTCACACTGACTCCTTGgagctgctgcagctgcagcag AAGCTGCTTTGGCTGCTGTATGACCTAGGACATCTGGAAAG GTACCCCATGGCACTAGGGAACTTGGCGGATCTGGAGGAGCTGGAGCCCACCCCTGGTCGGCCAGACCCACTTACGCTTTATCACAAG GGAATTGCCTCAGCCAAGACCTACTACCAGGATGAGCACATCTATCCCTACATGTACCTGGCTGGCTACCACTGTCGCAACCGCAATGTCCGCGAAGCTCTGCAGGCCTGGGCCGACACTGCCACTGTTATCCAAGA CTACAACTACTGCCGGGAGGATGAGGAGATCTACAAGGAATTCTTTGAAGTGGCCAATGACGTCATTCCCAATCTGCTGAAGGAAGCAGCCAGCCTGCTAGAAGCAGGCGAGGAGCGGCCAGGGGAGCAAGCCCAG GGCACCCAGAGCCAAGGCTCTGCCCTCCAGGACCCAGAGTGCTTTGCCCACCTGCTGCGATTCTATGATGGCATCTGCAAATGGGAGGAGGGCAGCCCCACACCAGTGCTGCATGTAGGCTGGGCCACTTTCCTCGTGCAGTCCCTGGGCCGTTTCGAGGGACAG GTGCGGCAGAAAGTGCACATAGTTAGCCGCgaagcagaggcagcagaggCTGAAGAACCGTGGGGGGATGAAGCCCGAGAAGGCCGTCGGCGTGGTCCTCGCCGGGAGTCCAAACCTGAGGAGCCACCCCCACCCAAGAAGCCTGCACTGGACAAGGGCCCGGGCTCTGGGCAAAGTACAGGGTCAGGACCACCTCGGAAAACGCCAGGGATTGTCCCAGGTAGTGCCCGTGGCCCCGAAGTCAGCAGTGCTGCTCAGGCTCCAGCACCGGCAGCATCGCCACCCCCGGAGGGCCCAGTGCTCACTTTCCAGAGCGAGAAGATGAAAGGCATGAAGGAGCTACTGGTGGCCACCAAGATTAACTCGAGCGCCATCAAGCTGCAACTCACGGCGCAGTCGCAAGtgcagatgaagaaacagaaagtgTCCACACCCAGCGACTACACACTGTCTTTCCTTAAGCGGCAGCGAAAGGGTCTCTGA
- the Men1 gene encoding menin isoform X1, producing MPPPAAMGLKAAQKTLFPLRSIDDVVRLFAAELGREEPDLVLLSLVLGFVEHFLAVNRVIPTNVPELTFQPSPAPDPPGGLTYFPVADLSIIAALYARFTAQIRGAVDLSLYPREGGVSSRELVKKVSDVIWNSLSRSYFKDRAHIQSLFSFITGTKLDSSGVAFAVVGACQALGLRDVHLALSEDHAWVVFGPNGEQTAEVTWHGKGNEDRRGQTVNAGVAERSWLYLKGSYMRCDRKMEVAFMVCAINPSIDLHTDSLELLQLQQKLLWLLYDLGHLERYPMALGNLADLEELEPTPGRPDPLTLYHKGIASAKTYYQDEHIYPYMYLAGYHCRNRNVREALQAWADTATVIQDYNYCREDEEIYKEFFEVANDVIPNLLKEAASLLEAGEERPGEQAQGTQSQGSALQDPECFAHLLRFYDGICKWEEGSPTPVLHVGWATFLVQSLGRFEGQVRQKVHIVSREAEAAEAEEPWGDEAREGRRRGPRRESKPEEPPPPKKPALDKGPGSGQSTGSGPPRKTPGIVPGSARGPEVSSAAQAPAPAASPPPEGPVLTFQSEKMKGMKELLVATKINSSAIKLQLTAQSQVQMKKQKVSTPSDYTLSFLKRQRKGL from the exons AT GCCACCGCCCGCCGCCATGGGGCTGAAGGCCGCCCAGAAGACACTGTTCCCTCTGCGCTCTATCGACGACGTGGTGCGCCTGTTCGCTGCGGAGCTGGGCCGAGAGGAGCCTGACCTGGTGCTCCTCTCTTTGGTCTTGGGATTCGTGGAGCATTTCCTGGCTGTCAACCGTGTCATCCCCACCAACGTGCCCGAGCTCACCTTCCAGCCCAGCCCTGCACCCGACCCTCCTGGCGGCCTCACCTACTTCCCGGTGGCCGACCTATCCATCATTGCTGCCCTCTATGCCCGATTCACCGCCCAGATCCGCGGCGCTGTCGACCTCTCCCTCTACCCTCGAGAGGGGGGCGTTTCCAGTCGCGAACTGGTAAAAAAGGTCTCCGATGTCATATGGAACAGCCTCAGCCGCTCCTACTTCAAGGACCGTGCCCACATCCAGTCCCTCTTCAGCTTCATCACAG GCACTAAACTGGACAGCTCGGGCGTGGCCTTTGCAGTGGTGGGAGCCTGCCAGGCCTTGGGTCTCCGAGATGTCCATCTGGCCCTGTCTGAGGACCATGCTTGGGTGGTGTTTGGGCCCAACGGGGAGCAGACGGCTGAGGTCACCTGGCATGGCAAAGGCAATGAAGACCGGAGGGGCCAGACGGTCAATGCTGGCGTGGCTGAGCGG AGCTGGCTGTACCTAAAAGGATCATACATGCGTTGCGACCGCAAGATGGAGGTGGCGTTCATGGTGTGTGCCATCAACCCTTCCATTGATCTTCACACTGACTCCTTGgagctgctgcagctgcagcag AAGCTGCTTTGGCTGCTGTATGACCTAGGACATCTGGAAAG GTACCCCATGGCACTAGGGAACTTGGCGGATCTGGAGGAGCTGGAGCCCACCCCTGGTCGGCCAGACCCACTTACGCTTTATCACAAG GGAATTGCCTCAGCCAAGACCTACTACCAGGATGAGCACATCTATCCCTACATGTACCTGGCTGGCTACCACTGTCGCAACCGCAATGTCCGCGAAGCTCTGCAGGCCTGGGCCGACACTGCCACTGTTATCCAAGA CTACAACTACTGCCGGGAGGATGAGGAGATCTACAAGGAATTCTTTGAAGTGGCCAATGACGTCATTCCCAATCTGCTGAAGGAAGCAGCCAGCCTGCTAGAAGCAGGCGAGGAGCGGCCAGGGGAGCAAGCCCAG GGCACCCAGAGCCAAGGCTCTGCCCTCCAGGACCCAGAGTGCTTTGCCCACCTGCTGCGATTCTATGATGGCATCTGCAAATGGGAGGAGGGCAGCCCCACACCAGTGCTGCATGTAGGCTGGGCCACTTTCCTCGTGCAGTCCCTGGGCCGTTTCGAGGGACAG GTGCGGCAGAAAGTGCACATAGTTAGCCGCgaagcagaggcagcagaggCTGAAGAACCGTGGGGGGATGAAGCCCGAGAAGGCCGTCGGCGTGGTCCTCGCCGGGAGTCCAAACCTGAGGAGCCACCCCCACCCAAGAAGCCTGCACTGGACAAGGGCCCGGGCTCTGGGCAAAGTACAGGGTCAGGACCACCTCGGAAAACGCCAGGGATTGTCCCAGGTAGTGCCCGTGGCCCCGAAGTCAGCAGTGCTGCTCAGGCTCCAGCACCGGCAGCATCGCCACCCCCGGAGGGCCCAGTGCTCACTTTCCAGAGCGAGAAGATGAAAGGCATGAAGGAGCTACTGGTGGCCACCAAGATTAACTCGAGCGCCATCAAGCTGCAACTCACGGCGCAGTCGCAAGtgcagatgaagaaacagaaagtgTCCACACCCAGCGACTACACACTGTCTTTCCTTAAGCGGCAGCGAAAGGGTCTCTGA